The DNA region atgcttgaagaactttaaaaaaaatctctttaaggtaatatattggttgcatgaaggattgttacttgaattcctaaattctgaattttatttccttcatatgtgcctaaaaacattgttagcctttttcttggttaaccttttccttgtctctctagccttaccttacacatattggtgaattgttctttgttgtggccataatctcttgaattgcctaagaactcaaggggaattagagtggtaaaaggcaagagtgtttcattagagaaaagccataattgtgtgatacacttgagtgggtgaggtattcaaacagcaactataattgtcttgttacgtttgatttgtttgtttgagatgtcaggtactaatcctaatgatggagtggggctttcgcaattccaaatgcaagctttgatgcaacatttggagaggttaatgaaacaacgagatgatgcgctccatgagaggttggatcaaatggagaatagagatcataatgaagaagaaaggaggagaagagggaatgatggtgttcctagacaaaaccaaattgatggtattaaactcaacattcctccatttaaaggaaagaatgatctggaggcctacttggagtgggagatgaaaatagagcatgtattctcatgcaacaactatgaggaggacaaaaaggtgaagcttgccgccacggaATTTTCCGACTATGCccttgtgtggtggaacaagctacaaaaggagagagcaagaaatgaagagccaatggttgatacatggatggagatgaaaaagatcatgaggaagcaatatgtgccggctagttactcaagggacttgaaattcaagctccaaaaactaacccaaggcaacaagggggttgaggagtatttcaaggaaatggatgtgctcatgattcaagcaaatattgaagaagataaggaggtaactatggctcgatttcttaatggtttgactaatgatatccgtgatattgttgagctgcaggagtttgttgaaatggatgatttgcttcacaaagcaatccaagtagagcaacaattaaaaaggaaaggagtggctaagaggagttttaccaactttggttcttctagttggaaagacaaaggtaagaaagatggggctgctacttctagtacTAGTTCCTcacctatcccatcaaaaactcgctcaaagtcccaagaggaaccctctaaaaggagtagagatgtgaagtgtttcaagtgccaaggcctaggacactatgcttatgagtgccctaacaaaaggtccatggttcttagagatggagaatatataagtgaatctgatgttgaagaggaaaaggagagtgagtacgtagaggaagaggagactccggagggagatttgttgatgattaggcggttacttggtggtcaattgaagcatgaggaggagagccaaagagaaaacatctttcacactagatgtttaatcaatggcaaggtgtgcatggtgatcattgatggaggtagttgcaccaatgtggctagtgctagattagtgtcaaagctaaatttagctactaaaccacatcctaggccatacaaacttcaatggcttagtaaggatggggaggtgcaagtgaggcagcaagtggaagtggacgtttccattgggaaatacaatgataaggtactttgtgatgttgttcctatggaggccagtcacttacttttggggagaccatggcaatttgataaaagagccaatcatgacggttacaccaacaagatctctttcatgcaccaagacaaaaagattgtgctcaagccattgagtccacaagaagtgtgtgaggatcaaaagaaaatgagagaaaaacttcttcaagagaaaagagaaaaagaaaaagtgagcaaaacacttgagagtgagaaaaagagggaaacacttgagaggaaaaagagtgaacaaaagaagagtgaaacacttgaagtgagggagagttatttagccacaaaaagtgaggtcaaaAGGTTGTGtcgtgctaaacagtcactatatatcttgttttgcaaaaatcagattttgaccactaacacttttgatgattttgaagtgccttctagtgttaaaactcttttgcaggattttcaagacatgtttccaccaaatgtgccaagtggactaccacctttgaggggaattgagcatcaaatcgatctcattccgggagcttctttgcccaataggccagcctatagaagtaatccacaagaaaccaaagagattcaaagacaagtggatgaactcattagcaaaggttgggtaagagatagtatgagtccttgtgctgtcccagtgattttggtccctaaaaaggatgggacatggcgcatgtgttccgattgtagagcccttaataacatcaccattaaatataggcatcctatacctaggcttgatgatttgcttgatgaattgcatggtgcatgttacttctctaaaatcgatttaaaaagtggatacaatcaaattaggattagagaaggggatgaatggaaaattgcttttaaaacaaaatatggtttgtatgaatggttggttatgccttttggcctaactaACGCTCCTAGCACTTTCGTGAGACTAATgaaccatatcttgagagagttcataggaaagttcgttgtggtgtactttgatgatattcttatctatagcacttcacttgatttgcatattgatcatttaaaatctgtcttgactgtgcttagagaagaacaattgtatgccaatcttgaaaaatgcatcttttgtactaaccatgttgtgtttcttggttttgttgtgagttcaaaaggagtgcaagttgatgaggagaaggttagggccattcaagaatggcctacacctaagtccgtgaccgaggtgaggagttttcatggcttagcaagtttttatagacgatttgtgaaggattttagcacattggcagcacctctcaatgaagtgctcaagaaaaatgttggtttcaaatggggagagaaacaagaagaatctttcaatgttcttaagcaaaagctaactaatgcccccatacttgcgttgccaaacattcaaaaatcttttgaaattgagtgtgatgcttcaaatgttgggattggggctgtgttgatgcaagaaggtcatccaattgcttattttagtgaaaagttaagtggtcctacccttaactattcaacttatgataaggagttgtatgccttagtacgggctttgaaaacatggcaacactacctttatcccaaggaatttgtcatttatagtgaccatgagtccctcaaatatatcaaggggcaaggcaagcttaacaaaaggcatgcgaagtgggtggaattcctagagcaattcccttatgttatcaaaaataaaaagggaaaaggtaatattgtagtcgatgctctttctcggcatcatgcattactttctatgcttgaaacaaaattgattggtcttgaatgtttgaaaagcatgtatgaaaatgatgaaacttttggagaaatttttaaaaattgtgaaaatttttcagaaaatggtttctttagacatgaaggctttcttttcaaagaaaacaaattgtgtgtgcctaaatgttctactagaaatttgcttgtttgtgaagcacatgaaggaggtttaatggggcattttggggtccaaaagactctagaaaaattacaagaacatttttattggcctcatatgaaaaaggatgtgcagaaattttgtgaacattgcattgtatgaaaaaaggcaaagtctaaggtaaagcctcatggattgtatactccattgccaattctggagtatccttggattgatttatccatggattttgttttggggctgccaaaaacaagcaatggtagagattccatttttgtggttgttgataggttttctaaaatggctcattttattccatgtaaaaaaaattgatgatgcttcccaagtggctgatttgtttttcaaggagattgtgagactccatggtttgctaaggagcattgttagtgatagggactctaagttcctaagccatttttggaggactttgtggagcaagttgggcactaaattgttattttcaaccacttatcacccacaaaccgatgggcaaacggaagttgttaataggactttgggaactttgcttaggacagttttgaggaagaacttaaaaacttgggaagcttgtttaccccatgttgaatttgcttacaatagagctgttcatagcaccactaattgttctccttttgaagttgtttatggttttaacctactaactcctcttgatcttttgcctatgcctaatgtttctgtttttaagcataaagaaggtcaagcaaaggcggactatgtgaagaagcttcatgagagagtcaaagatcaaattgagaggaaaaataaaagctatgctaagcaagccaacaaagggagaaagaaggttgtcttcgaacccggagattgggtttgggtgcacatgagaaaagaaaggtttccagaacaaaggaaatcaaagcttcaaccaaggggagatggaccatttcaagtgcttgaaagaatcaatgacaatgcttacaaagttgagctgcccggtgagtataatgttagttccaccttcaatgtctctgatttatctctttttgatgcagatggagaatccgatttgaggacaaatccttctcaagagggagagaatgatgaggacatgatcaagagcaagggcaaggatccacttgaaggacttggaggacctatgacaagggctagagcaaggaaagccaaggaagctcttcaacaagtgttgtccatactatttgaatacaagcccaagtttcaaggagaaaagtccaaggttgtgagttgtatcatggcccaaatggaggaggactaaatgacaccactttgtctcaattttagagtgtttagtttgtctaaataatggcccaatccttgtaaagttggctgaccaaaaatatgttttgggttaatcaactaaaagggctttagttaggtttagttcaagttgtaataagggcccaattggcaacctaggcatcagtcttttgggagaccaaatggtggctgacttgttggctgttgggggtgacttttggttgccacaatttcagttacactcagccattaagttttttttaattccctaggttaatggcattaagttattttaattctaggttagtgggtcattactaaaatctgctgtaaagcttctatataagctgaaccattttatcaataaacacaagttgagttttattcagaaaattagagtttatctcttttatcttagtgagagtgattctcctaaattcttgagtgattcaagaacaccatggccgtatcaaaggactttcacaacctttgtgtgttgccctcactggaaagagtgattctttccttcctttcatcttcacccttgttctttcaaaccacaattccagaaaatccacctctgcccagaattatctcgtggccataactcccgttttacgcactcaaattaagtgattcttgagcctaaattgaatttcaaaacgagacctttcacctcgttttggaatcatcTCATTTGGAGCcatgtagcttcagttattgtcatttctatatttctgtccagccaccacttaacctacattttaccatcccattcatccattttatgccaagaaccacttTATTAAGACCCATGAAATTAACcgccttattttccatcctttccttaatcaatttccgtattttccatcaaggtttaatcctagacgatcctaagtcagcccttgtgccatgagggttcataccACTAAGGCACTTAAATATGCTCTGGGCAAAGGAGCCGTTGATTATGAGGATTTTCTCCAGAGTGGAGATCCAGAATATGCATGGAAACCCCCAGAGGATGAGTGGCAGAGCAATTCATTGGGTTACACATCCGGTACCACTGCTAGTCCGAAGGGTGTGGTTTTACATCACCGTGGAGCCTATCTCATGTCTCTGAGTGGAGCTCTTATTTGGGGAATGACTGAAGGAGCTGTGTATCTTTGGACACTTCCCATGTTTCATTGCAATGGTTGGTGTTACACTTGGATACTTGCAGCTCTGTGTGGTACAAACATATGCCTTTGGCAGGTAAACTTTTGACAGAACTCTGCATTTGTTTGAGTGATTAACAAATTGGTGTGAACTTGTTATCTCTATTGAATTGAGTAATATTCTGTATAGTGTACATGTCTTGTTGATATTTTGTAACTCTAGCTTCAAGTTTGATGCAATGGTTCCCTTGTTTGGTTTGCATGTGCGGGGAggaaaaatatgagtaatatacTATAATGCCTTCATAAATATTAATGGGGGATGAGATGTAAGGATCTTAGGCCAATTATGTGATACAATCTAGAAGTTATAAaccattttccttctttccaaaTCTCCCAAtattaaatgagattaaaatAGGAGGAGTGGGATTTTTGGCCCCCCTTATTTCCCcttctctaaattttttaattagggtaaaattaaaaaaatccctCTCTATTTCCCTCAAACCAAACACAATGCAAGATCTTGGTTGAGTTTcacgagtaaaaaaaaaaaggcagtaAGGGAGTTTTGACCACTTAAGTGGTCAACTCGGCTTAACCTGAATACAATGTGGCTTTGGGATTACAAGGTTCTTTGAgcacaatataattaaatacacTGCTATCTTGTTAACCAATATTGTTGTCTACTTTCTTGAGAGTTGTTGTCTCTAACAGCTAGATACTGATAGTTGATGGTCATAGACTTAGTCTTACAGATATCCATCATCAATGAGTTTTTTGTCATGCGTTTACTCAGGTAACAGCGATGGTAGTATATGAAGCCATTGCCAAGTATAAAGGGAGTCATTTTTGTGCAGCACAAGTGGTTCTTAACacattttgtttgtttaagCAAATATTTGACTTAaagatatgttttaaaaattataataattaaagtaaCATTTTAGAATATAGTGAAACTTGAAATGAAGTCTAAATAAAGTACATATGTGATACTtaagaaattatttatgaaacatGAAATgaagataacaaaaaaaagattttctcaacatattctaaaaataacaacttaaaaaaatcctaaaaatatatatcatagaaTCAATGTATTAGGCTTATGCCAACTAGCAATAACATCCTCCCATTTATGAACTCTTAAATTTGATGTTGATATGCAGGTTGCCCTGTTGAGAAGTTTATTAAATGGAAAGCTATTTGTGGAATGGATATGTCCAGCTGTTGCACAAGTCTATCAATGTCATGTAAGGATAAGTAgacaaaacttatataaatgtCAAATCAATAGGCCCCATTAGAGTTCTTGATATGATAACAAAgctttgattaaattattttttttcagatCAGTGCACATGCTGTTAGAACAAATCTCTTTTAACctgtgatattacaaactacaaagaaacacaggttattaataaaatgcggaaattacagatcaaaacatacctccagccattgctatgaagattttcttgttttggttcttccaagctctctctcttccactctctagatggtgtataagactgaattcgaagggatgagctcagggaccaaattcatgtgcttatataggcattctaccatcaagaatgcatttatcagccattaccactcattattggttgttacaattctttattggccattatcatccattaacaaccattcaaaatggctttcaaaactgatgagcgttacaaaatttcaaaatgttatgaccatgaattattacattctcccacttggtccaaacattttgacttaatgctcaatcttcttaagaaatgaatatatgaatCATAGTGATAGTTCCTCTTATAACGAGTAATATCATCTATGTATTACAATATACTCAATTTCCCAAGCAGTATACTTAAAGTGGTAATAAAACTTCATGAATAAACTcaatgtttattcttggtccaaaacataatttttctcaaataaatcaatgtgcaccaaaatatgagaaaatatcataatataaaagtttcaatttttacatatatgtatacaatcataaattggaaccaagtcccattctttctacatgatccttaaatttaaacggtggcatgcctttagttaaaggatcagcgatcatcaactcagtgcttatatgctcaatgaccactttcttgtcttttactctttctctaatggctaagtacttaatgtcgatgtgcttactttgacttccacttttgttattcttagccaTAAAGACAGCAGCTGAGTTATCgcaaaaaattcttaaaggccttgaaatagtatcaattatcttcagcccagaaatgaaacttttaagccatacaccatgtgatgtagcctcaaaacaagagacaaactcagcttccatggtagaagtagcagtcaaagactgcttaacactcctccatgaaatagctccaccagccatcatgaaaatgtacccaGATGTTGATCTACGAGAGTCAACacaaccagcaaagtctgagtctgaataaccaatcgcatctagattgtctgtctgtctatacataagcatgtaatctttggtccCTTGAAGGTACCTCAACACTTTCTTAGCAGCtctccagtggtcaatacctggattactctgatatcttcctaacattccaactgcaaaagcaatgtcaggccttgtgcatacttgagcatacatgaggcttccaacaactgaagcataaggaatgtttttcatttgttccctctcaaagtcattctttggacattggttcaaattaaacctatcacccttcacaatgggagcaacacttggtgaacaatctttcatccgaaatctctctagaattttgttaatataggtttcctgtgatagacccaaaatacctcgagatctatctctatgaatcttaatgccgatgacataagatgcatcacccatatccttcatgtcaaaattcttagagagaaattgtttcacctcatgtagcaaaccccgatcattggctgcaagtaaaatatcatctacatataaaacaagaaagcatattttactcccactaaccttgtggtatatgcattgatccatgggattttcatcaaaaccaaatgaagaaattatcccatgaaacttaaggtaccactgacgggaagcttgttttaaaccatatatagatttattaagcttgcaaaccaaatgctcaccactattagaggagaaaccttcaggttgtttcatataaacctcctcctctaaatcaccattaagaaaagctgttttcacatccatttgttgcaactcaaggtcaaaatgagcaactaatgccaagattatacgaagagaatctttcttagatactggagaaaaagtctctttgtaatctattccttccttttgagtaaatcccttagcaacaagtcttgccttgtatctctcaatgttgcctaatgaatcctttttggtcttaaagacccatttacatccaatggccttcgccccattaggcaactctacaaggttccaaactTTGTTACTCTGAATGGAactcatctcatccttcatggcatcataccataaatttgactctttacaactcatggcttgatcaaaagtttcaggatcattttcagctccaatattatagtcagattcttgcaaatatacaatataatcactaggaataactgattttcttactctagtagacctccttaatgttgcatcaacattttcttggggatcatgttgttcaactggttgttcatcattttcatgaatttgatgatcaacttgatctactggattatcaacaacagtttgtggaatgccaatcatgtgttgttcatcatccctttgaacttgaggggtatgaattacaaccaatctttcatttgacgtggaaggttgagattctatataatcaatttcagaacctaagtccctcaattgatcactcccactgatcaaatcattttcaataaatttggcatttcttgattccacaatcctagtaatatgatgtggacaataaaacctataacctttagacctttcggcatatccaatgaaatacccactaatggtcctcgggtcaagtttcttctcttgtgggttatatattctcacctcagacggacaaccccaaacgcgcatatgtttcaaactcggtttccaacctttaaataactcaaaaggtgtctttgggacagccttggttggaacacgatttaatatatacgctgtcgtctttagtgcttcagcccacaaggatttaggaagattggagttgctaagcatactccgcaccatgtccaataatgttcggttccttctttctgccacaccattctgattcggagaaccaggcatagtgtattgggcaacaatcccatgttcttgaaggaACTTTGCAAAGGGACCAGGTGCTTGTCCATTCTCAGTATACCTGCCATAgtattctccacctctatctgatctcactatttttatttgcttgccacattggttctcaacttcagccttaaagactttgaaggcatccaatgcttcgtatttgttatgaagcaaataaacattcatatatcgtgaataatcatctataaaggtgataaaatatttctgaccatgtgcatccatatctggacaacaaatatcagtatgaattatttctaatatgcttgaactcctattagcacctttcttagacatgttggtctgcttacccttaatgcagtccatacaagtcttaaagtcagcaaaatctagagtattgagtaccccatctttcactaaccttttaatcctctcaatggagatatgtcctaatctccggtgccataacatagaggaattctcattaatattacaccttttaataccagtttgaacatgcatagaactataagtggcattattttgtaaaccaagaagataaagaccatcagacaatataccattcccaacacattcagaattataaaataactcaaatgatgtgtctttgaaattaaaggaatatccaaacggtacaagccttgaaatagaaatcaagtttcgggaaaaacttggtacataaaaagtcctttctaattttaaaataaagccactacttaaagtcaaaatgcaagttccaatggcctctacatgtgagcctagcttattattgcctgataaaatgctttgctcacttcccactggtttccttaggttttgcataccctgtaaagaatttgcaatatgaatagtagatccagaatcaatccaccaggtgttaatattaacactaaccatattagattcataacatactaatgagattgatttacctttcttctcaagccaTTTCTGGAATCCGGGGCAATTCTTTTTCATGTGTCCCttcttcttgcaaaagaaacactttgccaCCTTCTTAATATCAGCTTGAGGTGGTATTTTACCATTCCCCTTCTGATAAGCTTGAGACTTAATTGCTTTGTTCTTCCCATAAGCAGTAGTCAGTAGTGCACTCTCACCCATCTCC from Glycine soja cultivar W05 chromosome 8, ASM419377v2, whole genome shotgun sequence includes:
- the LOC114424627 gene encoding uncharacterized protein LOC114424627, whose amino-acid sequence is MKMRDISAQLKKLEVDMSESFLVHFILNTLPHEYGPFKISYNTHKDKWSINELMTMCVQEEERLVLEMGESALLTTAYGKNKAIKSQAYQKGNGKIPPQADIKKVAKCFFCKKKGHMKKNCPGFQKWLEKKGYAKPKETSGK